A window of the Leucothrix mucor DSM 2157 genome harbors these coding sequences:
- the tsaD gene encoding tRNA (adenosine(37)-N6)-threonylcarbamoyltransferase complex transferase subunit TsaD gives MKVLGIESSCDETGVAVYDTEAGLLSERLYSQVAMHAEYGGVVPELASRDHIRKLVPLVREALSDAGLTLNDLDGIAYTSGPGLIGALMVGASVGRTMAWSLNIPALAVHHMEGHLLAPMLEDSAPEFPFVALLVSGGHTMLVQVKAVGDYVILGESVDDAVGEAFDKTAKMLGLSYPGGPELAKLAEQGVPGEYKFPRPMVNRPGLDFSFSGLKTAALQAWNQSAQTPEDKANIAHAFQEAVVDTLAIKCDRALKQTGYQRMVVAGGVGANKRLRAKLDELRAEVFFPRQAFCTDNGAMIAYAGALRLAAGQFEPATISPKPRWSLETLTVLPDAV, from the coding sequence ATGAAAGTATTAGGGATTGAGTCATCCTGTGATGAGACAGGTGTTGCGGTTTACGACACTGAGGCCGGATTATTATCGGAGCGATTATATAGTCAGGTTGCGATGCATGCCGAGTACGGTGGCGTAGTGCCGGAGCTGGCGTCCCGCGATCATATTCGCAAGCTGGTGCCGCTAGTGCGTGAAGCGCTCAGCGATGCAGGCTTGACCCTGAATGATTTGGATGGCATTGCCTATACCTCAGGGCCGGGCTTAATTGGCGCGTTGATGGTCGGTGCATCAGTCGGGCGGACCATGGCTTGGAGTCTGAATATTCCCGCTTTGGCCGTGCATCATATGGAAGGGCATTTATTAGCCCCAATGCTGGAAGATTCAGCACCTGAATTTCCCTTTGTGGCACTGCTGGTCTCTGGCGGTCACACCATGTTGGTTCAGGTGAAAGCTGTCGGCGATTATGTGATTCTGGGTGAGTCGGTGGATGATGCAGTCGGTGAAGCGTTTGATAAGACCGCCAAAATGCTGGGCTTATCCTACCCCGGTGGACCAGAGCTGGCGAAACTCGCCGAGCAGGGTGTACCTGGTGAATATAAATTCCCACGGCCAATGGTGAATCGCCCTGGATTAGATTTTAGTTTCAGCGGATTGAAAACGGCTGCGCTACAAGCGTGGAATCAATCGGCACAGACTCCGGAAGATAAAGCCAATATCGCCCATGCTTTTCAGGAAGCGGTAGTGGATACTTTAGCGATTAAATGCGATCGGGCATTAAAGCAAACAGGCTATCAGCGCATGGTAGTGGCTGGTGGAGTGGGCGCAAATAAGCGCTTGCGCGCAAAATTAGATGAGTTAAGGGCGGAAGTGTTCTTCCCAAGACAAGCATTCTGTACGGATAATGGTGCGATGATTGCTTATGCCGGTGCCTTACGGTTGGCAGCGGGCCAGTTTGAACCCGCTACCATCTCACCAAAACCGCGCTGGTCCTTAGAGACGCTGACCGTCTTGCCCGACGCCGTGTAA
- the rsxC gene encoding electron transport complex subunit RsxC — translation MSGIVQQLWRMSGGVHPEFHKAISTHSPIETSAIPNELIVPLQQHVGHLPDLQVSVGEPVYKGQVLATSSHAGVSAAVHAPSSGTVSKIDNHALPHPSALPGLCVTIKTDGKDDWGSERMAPLANYTEQSPEELLARIDAAGVVGLGGAVFPCEVKLASAGQSRVDTLIINGAECEPYISCDDMLMRERAAEVLQGIDIVMYLLKAKRCLIGIEDNKPEAVAALKQALADQSNLANATNIEVIAVPTMYPSGDARQLTKILTGLEIPRNVRSPTLGSLCHNVGTVYSIYCAVVRGEPLLSRIVTVTGDGIQQPKNFDALLGTPFSFLVEQAGGYTKRAERLIMGGPMMGFALPSDEFPVVKATNCILVSSKSELRLNQQQEAPSERLVMPCIRCGKCMQACPVELLPQQLYWHARAKDFEKAAEHKLADCIECGACSYVCPSHIPLVDYFRFAKTEIKAQELATLKANQSRERHEFNEYRKVRDKAEREAKRQKQKEALQQKKAGAAGGGDNKQDVIKAAMERAKAKKAALKAQAETQQDDSDHAV, via the coding sequence ATGAGCGGCATCGTCCAACAACTTTGGCGCATGAGCGGTGGGGTGCATCCTGAGTTTCATAAAGCGATTTCCACGCATTCGCCAATTGAAACCTCCGCCATTCCAAACGAATTAATTGTGCCATTGCAGCAGCATGTGGGGCATTTGCCTGATTTGCAGGTTAGCGTTGGTGAACCCGTTTATAAAGGGCAGGTGCTGGCGACCTCCAGTCATGCAGGCGTCAGTGCGGCGGTTCATGCGCCAAGCTCTGGCACGGTCAGCAAAATTGATAATCACGCCTTGCCACATCCTTCAGCCTTGCCGGGCTTATGCGTCACGATTAAAACCGATGGCAAAGATGATTGGGGCAGTGAGCGCATGGCTCCGCTGGCCAATTACACTGAGCAGTCGCCGGAAGAGTTACTGGCCCGTATTGATGCGGCAGGCGTAGTGGGCTTAGGCGGCGCAGTATTTCCCTGTGAAGTGAAGCTGGCTTCAGCCGGTCAAAGTCGGGTCGATACGCTCATTATTAATGGGGCAGAGTGCGAGCCATACATCAGCTGCGATGACATGCTAATGCGCGAGCGGGCGGCAGAAGTATTGCAAGGCATCGATATAGTCATGTATTTGCTGAAAGCCAAGCGCTGCCTGATTGGCATTGAAGACAATAAACCGGAAGCCGTTGCGGCGCTCAAGCAAGCACTTGCAGATCAAAGCAACTTAGCCAATGCCACCAATATCGAAGTCATTGCCGTACCAACCATGTACCCCAGCGGTGATGCGCGCCAGCTAACCAAAATTCTGACCGGCCTTGAAATCCCTCGCAATGTGCGCTCTCCTACACTGGGTTCGCTTTGCCACAATGTGGGCACGGTTTACAGTATTTATTGCGCCGTGGTGCGTGGCGAGCCGTTGCTCTCGCGCATTGTGACCGTCACGGGGGATGGCATTCAGCAGCCTAAAAACTTCGATGCCTTGTTGGGTACGCCGTTTAGTTTTTTGGTCGAGCAGGCTGGCGGCTACACCAAGCGCGCTGAACGCCTGATTATGGGCGGCCCGATGATGGGATTCGCATTGCCTAGCGATGAGTTCCCCGTGGTTAAAGCCACCAACTGCATTTTGGTTAGCTCCAAATCCGAGTTGCGGCTAAATCAGCAGCAAGAGGCACCTAGTGAACGCTTGGTGATGCCGTGCATTCGTTGCGGTAAGTGTATGCAAGCCTGTCCAGTGGAATTACTGCCGCAACAGCTGTACTGGCATGCCCGTGCTAAGGATTTTGAAAAAGCCGCCGAGCATAAGTTGGCTGACTGCATTGAGTGTGGTGCTTGCAGCTATGTTTGCCCCAGTCATATACCGCTGGTGGATTATTTCCGCTTTGCTAAAACTGAAATCAAAGCGCAAGAACTGGCGACCCTAAAAGCCAATCAATCCCGCGAACGACACGAGTTTAACGAATACCGCAAAGTGCGCGATAAAGCGGAGCGAGAAGCCAAACGCCAAAAACAAAAAGAAGCCCTGCAACAAAAGAAAGCCGGTGCTGCGGGTGGCGGCGATAATAAGCAGGATGTGATCAAAGCGGCGATGGAACGCGCCAAAGCCAAAAAAGCCGCACTCAAAGCGCAGGCTGAAACACAACAGGATGATTCTGATCATGCAGTTTGA
- the rsxA gene encoding electron transport complex subunit RsxA, whose amino-acid sequence MSEYLLIIVGTVWVNNIVLSQFLGLCPFMGVSRKLETAMGMGLATTFVLTLSSITSYLVNDYLLAPFGLEYLRTISFILVIAAIVGFTELVVHKSSPMLYNVLGIYLPLITTNCAVLGVALLNVQQSHGFLESALYGFGASIGFTLVLVLFAAMRERIAVSDVPQAFKGNAIGMITAGLMALAFMGFTGLIKAQ is encoded by the coding sequence ATGAGTGAATACCTGCTGATCATTGTTGGCACCGTCTGGGTGAACAATATTGTGCTGTCTCAATTTTTGGGGCTGTGTCCGTTTATGGGCGTTTCGCGTAAGCTGGAAACCGCCATGGGTATGGGGCTGGCGACGACTTTTGTGCTGACCTTATCCTCCATCACCAGCTATTTAGTGAATGATTATTTGCTAGCGCCGTTTGGTCTGGAATACCTGCGAACCATTAGTTTTATACTGGTAATCGCCGCCATCGTCGGCTTTACCGAGCTGGTCGTGCACAAATCAAGCCCGATGCTTTATAACGTATTAGGCATCTATCTGCCGCTAATTACCACTAACTGCGCCGTTCTCGGGGTGGCATTGCTCAATGTGCAGCAAAGTCACGGATTCTTAGAGTCGGCTTTATATGGTTTTGGTGCTTCAATTGGCTTCACCTTAGTATTGGTGCTATTTGCGGCCATGCGCGAGCGAATTGCGGTCTCTGATGTGCCGCAAGCCTTTAAAGGCAACGCCATTGGCATGATCACGGCAGGCTTAATGGCACTGGCGTTTATGGGTTTCACCGGTTTAATCAAGGCGCAGTAA
- a CDS encoding cytochrome-c peroxidase, with protein MRFPMRSVHLLLAALVMASGQSFAKSTDNSSLDAELTQLIQVLGLTGDPSRGMTIPDIKSPKAQLGMQLFYSKSLGGEQDSACVTCHHPMLGGGDNLSLPVGVGSTQVNLLGPGRQLSEADFINVPRNAPTTFNVALWKKHMFHDGRVKRLDQYSIETPDTGFNKADALGGENLVQAQARFPITSIEEMRGGFMSDALTQTLRRSLTDRLKQNWESSFRKAFNDKSTPIGDLITEQNVSEALADYERSQLFIDNPWKAYIAGDQQAISESAKRGANLFFKPQSQGGADCASCHSGDFFTNEEFYNTGMPQIGEGKPLHAGDTSHDDQGCFIISGKEDDRYRFRTPSLLNVEVTGPWGHNGAYTSLEAVTAHMLNPQKALKQYDPKQLQQTGIRQKSLERSRQGSLKAGIDIKPVANSSKQDIDDLVAFMKTLTDPCVKSRQCLSPWIPAANANDPDGNMLHGVGQDGQRL; from the coding sequence ATGAGATTTCCGATGCGCTCAGTACATCTTTTACTGGCAGCCTTAGTTATGGCAAGTGGCCAGAGCTTTGCAAAATCCACTGATAACTCGTCACTGGATGCTGAGCTAACGCAATTGATTCAGGTACTAGGTTTAACTGGCGACCCAAGCCGTGGCATGACGATTCCGGATATTAAATCCCCAAAAGCGCAGCTTGGCATGCAGTTGTTTTACAGCAAAAGCCTCGGTGGCGAGCAGGACTCGGCCTGCGTGACCTGCCATCATCCGATGTTAGGTGGCGGTGATAATCTTTCGTTGCCTGTTGGCGTTGGCAGTACCCAAGTTAATTTGCTGGGCCCAGGCCGACAACTCAGTGAAGCGGACTTTATTAATGTACCGCGAAACGCACCAACGACCTTCAATGTGGCGCTTTGGAAAAAGCACATGTTCCACGATGGACGCGTCAAGCGTTTGGATCAATACTCGATTGAAACACCAGATACCGGTTTTAACAAAGCCGATGCACTGGGTGGCGAAAATCTGGTTCAAGCCCAAGCCCGCTTCCCGATCACCTCCATAGAAGAAATGCGTGGTGGTTTTATGTCGGACGCCTTAACTCAAACCTTACGCCGCTCATTAACTGATCGCCTAAAGCAAAACTGGGAAAGCTCATTTCGCAAAGCCTTTAATGATAAGAGCACGCCGATTGGCGATTTGATTACGGAGCAGAATGTATCTGAAGCGCTTGCTGATTATGAGCGCTCGCAATTGTTTATTGATAATCCGTGGAAAGCCTATATTGCAGGTGATCAACAGGCGATTTCTGAATCTGCCAAGCGTGGGGCTAATCTGTTCTTTAAGCCGCAAAGCCAAGGCGGCGCAGACTGTGCCAGCTGTCATAGCGGTGATTTTTTCACGAACGAAGAGTTCTACAATACAGGCATGCCACAGATTGGCGAGGGTAAGCCGTTACACGCTGGCGATACCAGTCATGATGACCAAGGCTGCTTTATTATTTCCGGCAAGGAAGATGATCGCTACCGTTTCCGCACGCCTAGTTTGCTGAATGTGGAAGTCACCGGCCCTTGGGGGCATAACGGTGCGTACACATCACTGGAAGCAGTCACTGCTCACATGCTTAACCCTCAAAAGGCGCTTAAGCAATATGACCCGAAACAGTTACAGCAAACGGGTATTCGCCAGAAAAGCCTGGAGCGTAGCCGCCAAGGCAGCTTAAAAGCAGGTATCGACATTAAGCCGGTCGCTAATAGTAGTAAGCAAGATATTGATGACTTGGTGGCGTTTATGAAAACACTGACCGACCCTTGCGTGAAGAGTCGTCAGTGCCTAAGCCCTTGGATTCCGGCGGCGAATGCCAATGATCCGGATGGCAATATGTTACACGGCGTCGGGCAAGACGGTCAGCGTCTCTAA
- the rsxB gene encoding electron transport complex subunit RsxB, which translates to MVMAILVMVGLAAFFGALLGYAALKFKVEGDPITDQIDQLLPQTQCGQCGYPGCRPYAEAIAKEEVGINHCPPGGEATIQALADLLDVEAVPLDAEIGEHPPEPLVAIIREDTCIGCTLCIQACPVDAIVGAAKQMHTIIADECTGCELCLPPCPVDCIDMIPVPKTPETWVFPEPKGLRNIPVKVEYSA; encoded by the coding sequence ATGGTTATGGCAATTCTAGTAATGGTGGGTTTGGCAGCGTTTTTTGGCGCACTGCTAGGCTATGCGGCGCTTAAATTTAAAGTTGAAGGCGATCCGATTACCGATCAAATTGATCAGTTACTGCCACAAACGCAGTGCGGTCAATGTGGTTACCCCGGCTGTCGGCCTTATGCCGAAGCCATCGCCAAAGAAGAGGTGGGAATTAATCATTGCCCGCCAGGTGGTGAAGCCACGATTCAGGCATTGGCCGATCTGCTGGATGTAGAAGCCGTTCCGCTAGATGCTGAAATTGGCGAGCATCCTCCCGAGCCATTAGTGGCGATTATCCGCGAAGACACTTGCATCGGTTGCACCTTGTGCATTCAAGCCTGTCCGGTGGATGCGATTGTCGGTGCGGCGAAACAAATGCACACGATTATTGCAGATGAATGTACCGGCTGTGAGCTGTGCTTGCCGCCATGTCCCGTGGATTGCATTGATATGATTCCGGTACCTAAAACGCCGGAAACTTGGGTGTTTCCTGAGCCAAAGGGGCTGCGGAATATTCCGGTAAAAGTGGAGTACAGCGCATGA